The Gossypium arboreum isolate Shixiya-1 chromosome 6, ASM2569848v2, whole genome shotgun sequence DNA window AGTCCATGTATTCTTTGAAATTTAGGCCTTATTTGATTTAAGGTTAAAATCTGTCACtcttcataaatttaaaatttagtccatttacttttatttttaagaatttagtcctaCTTTTAGatttcaaggttcaatttcaatTGTCATTATTGTtagaattattttgttaaattcaaattcatcacaatattttttttttttggttacatGTTTACtaagtaaatatttttttaaaatgtcacattaacaaatttaacaaaaaatttaaacactcaatttgaattttgaaatctgaaaagtaCAGTGGTTAAATTTTGTGAAGAGTAAGagacttataacatattttaaccttgatttaatattattttaactaattttattaaatttgaaatgtaatatatatttctaatttttaaaTCAGACCTTTAAACTTAAAATTGTTGTATATTCAAATTTAATCAGAATCCATAGAAAGTGCTatcaattgaattttaatttcaattttttcaaatgTGTCTTTTTCGGGGAGGGGCATCTACGTCGTGGCTTGGAGCTTCGTTGCCGATGATGAGTTGTGTGAGAAGGAGGTAGTGACAGGGACTTCTATGAACCTTTTCCTTCAGATTTCACTGCCCTTCTCTGtttttaagctcaaaatttcCATTTATTCATCTCTGAACACCCAATTTTCAAGCCTTCTTTGTACATactctttttaatttatttatttaaattcaagCCTTCTTTGTACATAGACTcttcttaatttatttatttaaagccaaataaaaattttaaggggaaaaaatgggtttttttttttcaaaggaagagcaataataaaaaataataataatttggagAGCTTTCAAAAATCCAGCAATTTGAAATTTTAACTTTGAATCAATTAGATCAAGCAATatattacacatttcaaccaACATTTGATAGTTTTGCTTCAAATTCCAAGAGGAACTTGAAAAAGAAAGTGGGCTTAGTTTTGAAAATGAATCCATTTGGATGATTTTGTTTTTCACAATTGTTGTTAGATATTGTGCAACTACTTTGAAATTctcttctctctcttttttttttccttccaaTTTTAAAGcattttgggtttttttagtGTTCATCTGTTTGAGATCAATTCCTTGTTTAAACTCCATGCTTGAGATAAAATCTATTATTCATTTgtttatagaattttttattaataataattattggtAACTTAGTCTTAAATCCTTAAACTTTTAAGTTAAAAAGTCAAAGTCAACAAATATACCTGAGTCATCGCATGATTGACCCGTGTATTAAAACCGTTtggattgattaataaaattaaacttcatATACCAAATGGTTAAAAATTAGATTGGTTGacaaaattaaacttttatataaattaaacatTTTAACAATAAAGATAGCACATTAGAATAAAATCCCAAATAGCATTCATGCCAttcccttctcttttttttttaaagataatTGAATGACAATGTTTGCCAAATTCAGACACCTTCCGATTAATATCATGCAAGCCCACGAAATGTGAAATGAGGGCCTCTTATGAGCCTAAGAGAATAGGTAAAAAGAGAGCCCGAATTCACCTGAGCACAAAAACTACATTGGAATTTAAGGGGAAACATTCTTGAAGCTAGACTTGGTGTTTGGAATTTCTTTAGTCACATTTCTAGAATCAATGAGTAACTTGGTACAAAGGAAAGAAAATTAGAAAGATGGAAAATTAAAGGGGTAAAAAATTAGTACaatgaaaaatataatttttcttttcataCGTGTTTTTAGTAggaaatatataaattttgaattagcatacatttctcttctattttctctTGTCTCATTTTTCCAATTTGAAAGGATTGGTTTTTATATATTAAGATGGAAAATAATcacttttcttattttctttcttatCACTTTTCTTCCTAACCAAGCATATTCAGAATTTATTTTGTTTCCACTTTTCcacccaaccaaacacaccattaatatttcacatttctaaAGTGTAAGATGAGTTTAAGATAATTAAGTTGAAATTTTTATCAAAAGGAAAAGCAAGAAGATCAGCCAATCTTATCTTAATTTGAAGCTTTTagagaaattattatttttatttaatcaatGGTAAAGGAAAGAAATTGTTCAAGGTTTAAACTCATGATTCGATGTCAACAAGAACTTAAATAACACAAATCATTTGTCACTGCATCAATAACTAATTAATGAGAAAGAgtaaataccaaaaaaaaaaaatgttagcACATTTACACCAACTAGTTTGATAAGGAAAGTCTTTAAAGAGCCACCTATCTAAGTCATTGATATCAAAGATGGGGAAGTTGAATCTAATCGTCTCACTCATTTTGAATTAGTTTTCCACAGATGGGAGAGAAGGATATATTATTACCTTAACTGTTGTATATCGTGCTTGACGCTCTATGTCCCTTCTATGCTGGTATTATAGTTACTAACTGCCACCTCATAGCATCGGGAATAAAAAGCAGTTATTGTTGTTGGAGCCATATTTAAggctattgctacttatttaatCGACACCCATCTATGGAGATAACAACAACACATAAATCAACTACCTCAATTGTCCATACATAAATCAACAACACATAGATTTAATATATTATCGGGCTTTTGAACCTTTGAATTGGGTTTTGGGCTTTGACCCCTGAATTTGCTTTCAATTTAGGTTTTAATTCCGAATGTAAATTTTGATGTGAAAGTCTGTTTTAATTCGATCGGTACGAATATTGTTGTTAATGTAAGAGGACATGGGTTCTAGTGTGCTGAAATACATTTTCGTCCTATTTATAAGTTAGAGAGGGACTATGAGTAATTCTAGGCTCTCAATTGATTCTACCATGGAGGCCAACGATAGACAATAACTCCTCTCTCCGACTTTTGAGTCTTAACAAAGCTAATTTTAAGAATTAGTGATCGCCCAACTTGAGAGCAGATAGCTAATGTATTCCACTTATTGAACAAGGTTCTAAGGTCGATCTGCGACCCCTGATTACCAAAGGCATCCATGGGATTGGTTCATGGATTTTCTTTCCTTTTGCCGCATTTCACTAAAAGGGTTGAATGGAAATAATGCATCAAGCTGTTCACAATGGTCAACTTGATCCTCTTCTCCAAGGATCCCAAACGGGGAAACCTAGAGGAGCTACTAACTCCAACTACCGTCCATGTGCGATCTATACTAGATCTGACCAACCGACTATCCTATTTTTTCTATGTTCTTGACAGTAGACTCTTTCAATAGTATGTTTCGATTCTCTTCTCCATTATTTAGAAAAAGTGTCAGTTTAGATATAAGATATTATCGTTACCATCATgtaaaaaataacaaatataatcAAAACTTGTTAGAAAGTTAACCTTTAATAAAACAGGATTGTTGAATTTGATTTTATGGCTGCTATTCGAAACCCCCGATTTTAGTACTTTCGGATTTCATACTTACCGGCGAGTCTTAATAGTTTTTTGGATATCACACTCATAGGAAGCAGATTTTTTGTCTGAAAAATGTTTCTCAACCCCACAAAGCTGGAAATGATTACCCTTGCAAATCATGATATGTTAAACATGTGCAATCAAGTGTAATCTACTACAAGAAAATTGGTTTTTAAAACATACGCCAGTAATTATCCGATTATTAGTAATTTCtttttttaactcaattttttgactttttttctttttcagacACAGTTAGTTAGAGGTGATAgttttaaaattaacataatagTAACTTTAGCTTTCAACATTTATACATTATgttaatttagtcttgattctaaaattttaactttcaacATTTacattaatttggtcatttttgcagttttgatttttttaacattttcatctaaaagctaaaaaataaatttatcagctaaatttgattgaaaatataaaaatagaaacacccaaaaattcaaaataatatttttgtcttttctcattcttttaaaattaacccttaatATTACAAATAAAAACAAAGCTGCAAAAAAAGGCCAAATTACAatatgtgtaaatgttgaggtcaattttttagaatcgagactaaattgacaaaatttataaatattgagagttaaaatactattatattaattttaaaaattgtcacTATTAACTTATTGGTGactaaaaaagataaaattgaataattaataattttataacttttcataattagatgatcgaaaaaattattaataattgaaTGACAATTTATTATGGGCAATAATTGGCAAAAGCAAAGGATCTAGGTCCTGAATACCTTTGATTCGAAACTTATTATGGGCAATGATATAAGTCTCCTAGTCACATCATATGTGATTACTATTCGTGGACTTTGGTTTGGACTTTTCTAAAAATTGCtgctttcttaaaaaaaaattgctATTGAAAATTGTAGTAGAGAAGTGCTATTAAAAATGTAGTTAATTTTTAGTATTCCCCATTGCTACAAAATATTGAGATTGAAAGTTAAAATGTCCTAATAGAAagctaaaattaattaataatttaatataatagtaCTTGGAAGTATAAATTTTCAATACCTTTTATGTAATTAATATGAATTGTTTGGAAAATAAACAGTACATATCatattttaaaaacttaaatataatttatttaaataatttaatataattattcataaaataattaatttaaatttttatatacttttaaataagattattttaataatttttactttataataaaataaaagtacttAAATCTCAACTTTCTAGAACTCCAAATGCAATGAAGAAAAAACACTTGTAGAGTCCGAAGTGCAATGAGAagtaataatttgattttaattttattttgtgatTATTTCAACGTGTATTTATATATTGTTCTATAATTAGAGAAAGAGTGCTCTTACCATTGCATCATACTTGCAATTCAATCTACAGGTTGTTTACAACATGTCaccctaaaaaaataaaagaaattgtgAAGTCTAGAGTTGTTGGCTTTTGGAAGTTGGGATAATAAAACATTAGTTGGAAGATATTTAACATTTATATTGTTCCTCTCTCCAAAACAGTAAATTTATGAACTTAAAGCTCATCTCTTGTATTTATTAGATTGCCTCAATCATTTATTGCATGAAAATGAAACATTCAATCAAAAAAAGGAAGAGGCAGAACTAGTCATAGATTTTTATATCAATGGAGATCAACTACAAAGCCAAATCTAGTCAGTAAGTAGTAATAATTTTATATCAGGTGAATAGTAAATCTAAGATCAGCAAGCTAATAATATTATTACAGCATACACATGATGATATTAGACATGTCTTAACTATAAGAACCATATAATTAGTTGCTTAAAAGAAAATTAAGCTAAGCTAAGAGCCAGAAATTCTTCTGCCATCTGGTGCTGATAAGATAGCCCCCCACGCCTTTGCTTTGCCTCTTAACCCCAATGGTTAAACAATCTGCATTGTTGATGCACCGCTCCACGAACTCCTCTGTGCTGCTGCTCCCACAAACACTGTCATTCAAAGCATGCGTTGAACCAGTTAGATATATCACAATGTAAGGGGGGAGATGAAGATCTAAGTAGTGGAAGAAGAGTTAAAAAAGGAGTCACCAGCTTAGAAATGGAGAATGCCTTTTTTGACCCAGTACCAACACTGAAACCTCAAGCTTCTTCACTTGGCTCATCACTGTCCCCAGCTTTGGCCCCTGAATTACCAGTGCTTCCACTTCAACCTGTGCACATGCAAGTAAAACACACCAGCCCAGATTAAATTTGCAAACAAACATGATTTATGGCAATAGTGCTATGGCAACTTAAAGAAAACAAATGAAGACTAAAGCATCTGTAAAAATTCCCATGGGGAAGACAAATTGTAGCAGGAAAAGACTTCATGTCTTGTAAAGCAAAAGCAAGGAAGTAGAAAGAGAAAATGGGTTAAAAAGAGTAAAAGTAGAAAACTATGAGACCCAAGAATAACTTGAAAATTGCCCTCTCACCCAAAAGGTGCTCAAAGGAGGGGAAAAAGGAAGATCAAATCAAGTGGGATCTTTCAAACACAAAGACAAGATTACTTTATTCTCCAGCTCTTAACTCCTAACCTATTGAATCCATCAATCAAACAcccccaaaaaaagaaaaagacaattgaaattttcatgttattACCTCAGGTTTACAAGCCTTGCAAAGTGACCCAAGAGAGTTAGCAAGGTAAGGAGAACAAGAAGAAGAATCAGAAGTCTTTTGGGTTGGGGGAATAACATGAAGTAAAGTAAGCAAATCACCCTTGTTAGCCACATGAGTGAGTGCCCAAATCATTGCATGCTTAGAATGCGAGCTCTCATCCACTACAACCATCACTCTCTTCCTTAACACCAACCCATTATCAACCCCATTGCCATACATGTTAAGCCCTTCCATCTGAGTCAAACTTGTCTCAAACCCACCACAACTGTTCCCACCAACGTTGTTATACTTGCTGTTCCCTCCTCCCCACCTCCAAGATGTTGATTTCCAGCCTTCTTTTCCACTTAACTGCCTCAAAAATGACCCTGAACTTGGCATTTTCCTTTCACCTAAATTTGGCTGCCAAAGACACTTACTACACTAACTAGAAACCAAGGGAAAGAGAAAGAGGataaaagagagagaaaaaagaaaTGGAGAGTTATGTTGAGGGCCTTGGTGGGGGTGCTTCTGGGAAGTTGTGGGGCTTTAATATTGAGAGAAGACTGATACTGTAGTAACAGGCCAACGGGGGCCAAAAATGAACTGaatactgaaaaaaaaaaaaagggagagagagACAAAAAGAGTGATGGATGGGAGGAGGGAGGGGTTAAAGTGGGGAGTGTTGGGAGGCAACCGTGATGATGCAAAACCATGATAATTTTTACCTTTGTTGCAGGTTAAAGTCACGGGAATCACTGTCTATTTCGTGGCCTTTTTGTTCTAAAAAATAATTTGCTAATGTCAGGTTCATGATGCTGGAAAACAGGTTTCTTTAGttatattatatgtttatttatttggTCTAATTCATAATTATGCCCTCAGTCTATAtactctttaaaatttagtccctttacttttattttaaaatataacagttagaattattttattaaatttaagttcatCACAATATTATTTTTGTAGTTACATatttatcaagtgaatatttttaaaaatattatattaacaaatttaacaaaaatttaacaGTGGTAATActagatttgaaatttgaaaagtctagaggttaaattcttaaaaataaaagtataaatattaaatttcagaTTGTGAAGAATAGAGGgacttataatatattttaaccttgattaaatattatttttaactaatttttattaaattagaaaTGCAATATTGATTGAATTCTAATTTTTAAATCAGACctttaaatattcaaatttaatgagAATCCATAGAAAGAGTTatcaattgaattttaattttcaaagtcACTAAAAGAACCGAAAAGTAAAGGGATTATGGGCAGAATTAAACCTATTTCTTTTTTGTACTGTGAAATGCCAATCCCTTGCCTATTTCAGTCTCTATTATTACAGATTCTCTTCTGAGTAcaatactttttcttttcatttaatttagtTTCTGATAAAGTAAATGAAATGGCAATATGATTTAATAAATTTGGCCATTGTCTTTCTAAGATGAAAAGTGATTTTCATGCCAGCAAAAATAGGGTCCATTTTATATTAAGATTGGGGCCAACTTATAAATTGCAACATACCATTTATGTTTGCCTACTCTTTTTCTCGTGACCAGAAATGGATCTATGGACCCCCTCTTCTACTTTATAGCCTATGCCCCCTCAACACTGTTCTTTTGGTCGGTTTTTTATTCATGGCTTGAATTATGTTGTTTACCTATGCCTATTGTTATTTATCTAATTCAATATTTCTTTcagaaaataaacttattaaATTTTAGTTCGATTGATATAAATATTATTGTTTATGCAAGAGAATGTGAGTTTCAATAAGTTAAAACGTGACATTTTTCTATTTATGTAGTAGttctaaatattatattaaatatatatatatatatacatatatgatcaGATTAGATATTGTTCTAGAAAAATAGTTTAGAATATTTTTCATGTGAAAAGTTAAAACATCAAAACTTTTAGACTCAAAATAAGCTATTATTATCTTCTAATTTGTACTTGAGTAAGTCTTTATTTCATGTGGTAAGCACTTATTTAGAtatgaattaaatattaaaagatCATTTGGATAGAAATTAAAGGGTAAATTCTTATTAGAGTACAAGTTTAAAGATTATGGACTTTTAAGCAcgctataaaaatttattttttatggataaacatatttatacttttaaaaaatagacattttatattatacatattttaaGAAGAGTTTGAAAGACAGATGCATAAGATTTAGATTCTTACTGAAATGTCATGTCAAAGCTCAAAATCAAACTAATATTCAAAAGTTTAATTATTGTTTTTTGCAGATGAATTTTAatgggaaaataaaataaaaggatatATTTCTTTTTTTCAAACTTTATTTTGCCTTATCATCATTATTAATTCGTACGTTAGTAACAGTACAAATTCCTGCTCTGACACAAATCCTATAATTAcatcaattttttaaattattttgaagataataataaattaaattaaattaattaagataGGAAAAAGCAATGTCAGTAAAAAAGAGGAGACCCCTCGTGAATTGGGATTGTTTTGgatttttccttttttgttttcTCCTTACTCCTTCACTTCCAAATTATTGCTCCCGGGTAACCCGCCCTTAACTGCTTCTTTTTTACTCCATAAATTACATTTATAcctttttttactttttcttaaATCAACTTaatcatttttatatttatttatattattatttaagtttttgatTACGAGTTTAAAGACATTAATTttattagaaaaattataaaaatgtattttcgcatttaaaataatttatattatttaaaaatattttactcTTTTTATTTAGGAAATGTATGCATATGAAAAGATTGAAACCCATACTAATTGCATTGATAAAttcttaaatttattatttaatcaaaaaattttatacattttaattttaatatacacATTTTATTACCTCCTCGATTCAATAGTATATATTACCAATTTAAGTCCTAAGATTGACCTAACACTTTCCAATTTAACAATCTCACCGTTGTACAAAGAGTAAATCACTCTCTCACTAAATTTCTCCCTCGAAAACTTAGTTTTAAAATACAAGAGACTATTTTGATTGATTGCAAAAACAATGCATACATAAAACATTCCTAGCTTGCACAAATTTGTGCTATCTCAATCTCTCGGTATCTTTTAACCTAAGGAAAATTTAAGTTCGTTTACATAAGAGTCATAATCTAATCTCTTttctataaaataaaattaaaaatcaacaTAAGATAATCATGACATAATTCTATAAGAATCTCGATGTAATCCAATATCTTCAAATATAGAATATGACTTCTTCAATTTTAACTCAACTAGTCTTTATGTTTTAGGCTCTAGCTCGTTCAAATATCTCCACAGTAAATAAAACGATACATCAATTTGTGGTCGTTGTTTAAGTCACAGGTTTTTCCTTACCTTCAAATGTGTCAACTTGTAATAAACTCAAAAGAGAATAAAGATAAAACTAACAATAATCATAACATTTGAAGATTCAAAAACAAACTAGAGATGCATCACATTGATCAAACCATTGAAAATTGTATCCTCACCTGCCATTATTAAACCAACTTGATGATGATAGTCAACCAAGAAACTATTGCTAATAGCCCTAAGAGACCCACCAGATCAATAATGCATAAAAGACCTTCTGAAAATGATTCCAATAAATATTGTGTCACTCTTACCTTAATAAATCTTATATTTATGCTAGAACAcgactaaaaataaaaaaactaaaactaaaaccaCCATTACTGATAACCATTaaattaaaaatgatataaaTCGTGAATccttatatgataaaattatgTGAAGTGATATATTTATatgcatgtaaatgtaaattaattttgaaatttaaaaataataaaaattatatagttAGATAATAGAATTGGGAAGTTAAAATCTATCATTAACTGCATTGTTTCTTAGAATttagaattaaaaatttaaatttaatttaattgttaatattgtACACCATGTcatattttctataaaaaaattatgattCAATTTAAAATCCAAAGATTAATGCAATTTATTTGTATAATTGCACTTAAaagttaatatttatttatttctttaaacttTAGTATTACAATCTTGTTTATACTAAAAGctataatttttttgtcaatcACGTCACTGGTTAAGTGATAATTTTGTGTGGGTTTCAAGCTAATTGATAAAAATTCAGAGTTTGATTTTTATACTTATAaactttttcttccttttttaattataatgtaattattcactatatatatatatatatatatatataaatgatattttaaataaagcaAATAAAGTTTAGTtgcttaaataatttttatagagcttaatattttaatataatttagctttttatttgaaaataaataaattgatttcaGTATGTTACAAAAACTAACAAGATACTCTTTTTGTTGAAATTGTgcgattattgttattattattattactattattattattattatttgcttTTATATATAATGGATATTAATAAGCTTGGCCTCAACCTTTATACCTCTATTCAATTTAGACtctactttcctttttttttttattcgagCAAACTgacattcaacatttcattattGATGTGACATTATGTTAAGTCAATAaatgatttaatttaaaaaatcaaaatttctaaaaatttaaaaatcataaataaaatttatattttcaaaaatcacaGGAAAAagtctttaaaattttttaaaaatataaatgtacaaaatattttaaaacattcaacttttcaataatttaaaaaactaattttagaaatggaaaatatttaaaataaacaaaacccaaattttatgaaagaagtacaatttttttcatatttcatactGCATAAgtttttaaaatatgaaataaaattttcttcaaaatttgagaaacttttataatctttatgtttgtttgttttttattttactttttattgaATTTCAAAGAGTTTTAATTCTTTCATACttttggatttttttaaaaaaatgtgaAAAGCTTTTAGATATTTTAGAACCTTTAATGTATTTTTTATATAAGTTTGACGAGTTTTTATTTTCTTAACATTTTTGGGAAATTTTATAAAGTTTTTAATTTTagtatatttataaattatttttaatgtaacATATGAAATAAAGTAGTTTTACATCAACAATAAATACACGTAGACTATCATATAAATTGTGACATAGCATTTGATCCAACTTCTAATAGAACATTAGATTATAGTTGAATTTATTCAATTGGATTCACAATAAAAGATTGAGCATCAAtttagggtgagtttggatgaGCGGTACATTTATATGCGGTGGTGATGGTGAGATTAGATATTGTAATGTGAAACAAAAAGTAAGTTAAATACACTGCACCCCACCATCTATCTAAATCCACCCTTAAGCAAGTAGAACtgtatgggttaaattgaataaaagattaaaaatttaaagcCAAAACTTTTATTATACTTACatataaaacaacaaaataaatatttaactcAATTATAGTGAAAAAATTAATgtacaaaatataatttatttaatctataaataaaaggattaaaatgcaaTTCAAAGTGGACATACAAAATTATTCCATTACTTTAGGGAAAAGAGATTTTATGTATTTAAAAAATAAGAGTTCAAATTTGGTTGTGGTTTTGGATTTGTTGTTGAACTCGAGATTTATA harbors:
- the LOC108484380 gene encoding uncharacterized protein LOC108484380 — encoded protein: MPSSGSFLRQLSGKEGWKSTSWRWGGGNSKYNNVGGNSCGGFETSLTQMEGLNMYGNGVDNGLVLRKRVMVVVDESSHSKHAMIWALTHVANKGDLLTLLHVIPPTQKTSDSSSCSPYLANSLGSLCKACKPEVEVEALVIQGPKLGTVMSQVKKLEVSVLVLGQKRHSPFLSCVCGSSSTEEFVERCINNADCLTIGVKRQSKGVGGYLISTRWQKNFWLLA